TATACAGGGATTCAGACTAGCCATGAGGGAGGGGCCACTTGCTAGGGAGCCTGTCAGGGGTGTGAAGGTAATACTGCATGACGCTGTGATCCACGAGGACCCGGCTCACAGAGGCCCTGCACAGCTCTACCCAGCTACTAGGAACCCGATATACGCTGGGATGCTCATGTCAAAGCCAACCCTTCTAGAGCCTATACAGAAGCTAGATATAAAGATCCCAGCAGACTATATAGGTGATGTAACAGGCGTTATAAGCAAGAAGAGGGGGAGGATATTGAATGTTCTAGAGCTATATGGTAACTGGGTTAGAATCATATCAGAGATACCTATAGCAGAGAGCATAGATCTCGCAGCACTTCTTAGAAGCGTGACCTCCGGCAGAGCACTCTGGGGTACAGAGTTCAGCAGATGGGCCCCAGTACCTGATAACATGTTACCAGAGCTCGTTCGCAGGATAAGGGAGAGGAAGGGGCTGAAGCCAGAGCCTCCAAAGCCTGAGGAGTTCCTCGGCCCATAGCGTTTTCCCTCTTATGATGCTTTTAATTACTCCTTAATTAGTTTGTCTTTTGAGGGAGATTTTGGGATATATGACTTGCTATATCTTACTATGGCAAGTATTTCTATAGGTGTTATAAATGAGTGTATCGGGTAGAGATCTTAGGGAATGGCTGACGAGGATATGTAATAGGCTTCTTGAGTATGATCCTGAGATAGTTGAGGTCATCCAGTTCGGTTCTTCTGTTTATGCTTCTGAGCATGCTAGAGATGTTGATCTGCTTGTTATTACTAAAAATCCTAAAGACTATGAGGTTTATCTAGACGCTGTTGAGGAGGTATCACCACCATTTAATGTAGATATATTTGTTATTGAGGTTGGCAGGAAGCTTAGAGATGATTTTATAAGAGGAGTCCTGGGGGCGTTCAACATACTCTACGGCGATGGGAAACACCTGCTAGAGTATGCCAGGATGCTTGGAGATCCAACATTTGATGAAGCCAAGGCAACGCTGAGAGTAGCTAAGAGAATATTTAATCTCGCTAAAGAGACTTCAGAGACTCTAGATAGAGACAGGTTATTCAGAGAAGCATTCGATTCATTATTCCATGCCGCGAGAATAGCCGTGATGACCTATCTATCGACAGAGGTCTCTAGATGGGGATTGCTAAGGAGAATGCTTCCAGAACCATATAACAAGCAATTCAAAGAACTCATAGATATTCTACATATAAAATACTTCTATCATGGAGAATATCCTAGAGAAGACGTAGAAGAGGAGTTTAATAAATGGTTTAACGAGGTCGAGAGATTTGTAGAAGCTTTAGAGAAAGAGACAAAGAATAAATAGCTATATCTCTTCAATAAGACAAAAGGAGATAAGAGCTTATGTAGCGTTGAGACAGATCCTACGGATCAGCCCTGGATCTCCCAGAGATACCGTGGATCCTAGGGATGTTACGAAGAGAATAAAGTATAGAGTGTTGGGTAGCAAAGCCTTTCTATATCTGGAGTGTCTCTAGCTCTCCCCCCAATAATATAATATTGTGCCATAACTTGCTGTGGATTGCTGAGAAGTATCAATGCTAATGCTGCTATAACAACTCCCCAAAGAAAGTATCTAATATCGGTATTGTGGTATAACCATATATGGGCCTTATGCCCATAAATATAGATACATAGCTATCTATCTAGAATCCTGGGCTTAATATTCTCCCACACCTCTATCTCTATGGTGCATCAAAGATTAGAGGGCCTTGGCATGGGATGCATATCTTCTAGGGATCTCTGGAAGATATTTGGGAATAGGGTTGAGGCTTTGAAAGGGGTATCCGTTGACATACCATGTGGAAAGATCACGGCTTTGGTTGGGAGTAATGGGGCTGGGAAGACAACGTTCATAAGGATCGCATCGGGTGTTTTAAAACCTACATCTGGTTATATAGAGGTTCTCGGGGTAGATGTTGCTAGAGAGCCTGAGCGTGTGAGGAGTAGGGTGGCTCTTATGCCCCAGGGTAGCCTTCCCCCGGGGTTTTCAACGCCTCTCCAGTTTATATCAACCTATCTAGCCTATAGAGGGCTATCTAGGTCAGAGGCTATGTCGAGGGCTAGGGAGATATTGTCTGAGCTTGGGTTGGAGAGATATGCTAATACAAAGTGTAATGAGCTGTCCATGGGAACCCAGCAGAGGGTTGTAGCTGCAGCAGCTATAGCCTCTAAAGCTGAGCTGGTCTTTCTCGACGAGCCCACATCCGGCTTGGATCCGATAGCCAGGAGGGGTTTCTGGAGCAGCATGCTAGGGATAAAGGAGGAGGGGTCTACGATTGTTATGACAAGCCATAATCCAGATGAGGTG
This is a stretch of genomic DNA from Sulfolobales archaeon. It encodes these proteins:
- a CDS encoding ABC transporter ATP-binding protein; its protein translation is MGCISSRDLWKIFGNRVEALKGVSVDIPCGKITALVGSNGAGKTTFIRIASGVLKPTSGYIEVLGVDVAREPERVRSRVALMPQGSLPPGFSTPLQFISTYLAYRGLSRSEAMSRAREILSELGLERYANTKCNELSMGTQQRVVAAAAIASKAELVFLDEPTSGLDPIARRGFWSSMLGIKEEGSTIVMTSHNPDEVEAIADYVVAMVSGRVVAQGPLKSVVEGIGFSRVVEVYGDGVRIDGDRVVRIRGITVTYYRDEADAERALRSILRSGLRARVRSVGVADILILNGGDLYGVYEEP
- a CDS encoding nucleotidyltransferase domain-containing protein, whose protein sequence is MSVSGRDLREWLTRICNRLLEYDPEIVEVIQFGSSVYASEHARDVDLLVITKNPKDYEVYLDAVEEVSPPFNVDIFVIEVGRKLRDDFIRGVLGAFNILYGDGKHLLEYARMLGDPTFDEAKATLRVAKRIFNLAKETSETLDRDRLFREAFDSLFHAARIAVMTYLSTEVSRWGLLRRMLPEPYNKQFKELIDILHIKYFYHGEYPREDVEEEFNKWFNEVERFVEALEKETKNK